CCTCCTCGACCTGCTCACCTACAAACCAGTTGAGACGGTCGCGGGTGGCATAATCCTCTTCCTGCATGGCGAGAGTGTAGAGACTGTTGATGAGAGCGGTCACCTTCTGTTCGTGCTCAAGTGTGGCACGGAACACCTCCATGGGTGAATCCCAGGTGGTGGGGACAGCATCAATAGCCTTGAGCATCACACGGCCTCCACGCTGATTCACATAGTTCATGAAGATAGTGGCGTGAGCCTGCTCCTCCTGAAACTGGATCTTGAACCAGTTGGCAAATCCTGCGAGACCCTCGGCCTCAAAATACTGCGCCATTGACAAGTAGAGATAGGCACTATACAGTTCGGCATTAATCTGCTCATTGATAGCGTCCTGAACTTTTGGGTTTAACATAACGGAATCTGTTTAAATGAATTAATTATTTTCGAGGGCAAATTTAGTGTTTTTCTTTTATATTCCCCAAATTATGCCTATCTTTGCCGAAAATCATCACTGCAAGTTGACAATATAAGGACGTGTGTCTATGGCTTATTGGATCATTAATTCGCTAATAGTTTTCGCGCTGTGCGTATTGCTCGCCGGCGTGCTGATACCTCAGATACTTCTGATTGCATACCGACGCAAACTTTTTGACGAAGTTGATGAAAGAAAAATCCACAAAGGGCTTATCCCTCGACTGGGGGGTATAGCTTTCGTACCCGTAATACTCCTGTCGATTGCACTTACAATCGCCGCCAACATCATCTCGGGCTCGCCTCAGTTCGGCAACGTGTTCTTCAACAACAGCCTGCTGATGATAGCCCTGTTTTGCAGCCTGCAACTGCTCTACCTTGTCGGTATCGCCGATGACCTCATAGGCATAAAGTACCGTGCAAAGTTCGTGGTGCAGATAGTATGTGCCGTGCTTCTGATCAGCGCGGGATGCTGGTTCACCACGCTTGCCGGATCGTTAGGCATCGAGAACATGCCATCATGGATGGGCATGCCGTTCACCGCAATAGTAATAGTGTTCATCATCAATGCCATGAACCTTATCGACGGCATCGACGGCCTTGCTTCGGGACTCAGTTCAATAGCCACAGGCATATACGGCATCTCCTTCCTGCTGCTCGGGGAATATGCCTATGCGATAATATCGTTAGCCTCTCTCGGAGTGCTATGCCCATTCTTCTATTACAACGTGTTCGGAGATGTGAAGAAGCACTCCAAGATATTCATGGGCGACACCGGGTCGCTCACCATCGGACTGATACTCAGCATGCTCGGCATAAAGCTGTTCACCCATCCCTACGATCCGGTACTCAACTTCCAGCCGGCAGTCCTGGCATTCTCTCCCCTGATCATCCCCAGCTTCGATGTGCTGAGAGTGTACCTGGTACGCATACGCCAGCACCGCTCCCCTTTCCTTCCCGACAAGAACCACATACACCATAAATTCCTTGCCGCAGGGATGAATCCCCGCACAGCAATGGTAACCATCATCACTATATCCACACTGTTCACTCTCATCAATCTCGGGTTGAGCCGGATGCTGAACATCAACATTATAGTGATGCTGGATGTTATAATATGGCTGATATTCAACTCCTATCTCAACGCCCACATACGCCGCCACAAGGAGGCAGAGGCAGAAGCCAGATCAGCTAAAAAGAATCACTAATCATTCGATGATCGACCAGATACTCAGCGAAGAGACCACGGAGCGTGCAGTGCTCGTAGGGCTCATAAGCAACCAACAGAACGAAACGAAAGCCAAGGAATATCTCGACGAGCTCGCATTCCTCGCCGACACGGCAGGAGCTGTCACAGTCAGGACTTTCCTACAGAAACTCGAATACCCTAACCCCCGCACATACGTCGGAAAAGGGAAGCTCGATGAGATACGTGCCTACATCGAGGACAACGACATAGGCATGGCAATATTCGATGACGACCTGTCCTCCAAGCAGGTTGTAAACATCGAGCGTGAACTCAAAGTGAAAATCCTTGACCGCACAAGCCTGATCCTTGACATATTCGCAAAACGTGCACGCACGGCAAACGCAAAGACCCAGGTGGAGCTCGCCCAGTACCAGTATCTCCTCCCCAGGCTCACACGCATGTGGACTCACCTTGAGCGTCAGCGAGGCGGCATAGGCATGCGCGGTCCGGGAGAGACCCAGATAGAGACCGACCGCCGTATAATCCTCAACAAGATATCCTTGCTGAAAGAGGAGCTGCGCGCCATCGACAAGCAGAAGGCTGTGCAACGCA
The sequence above is drawn from the Duncaniella freteri genome and encodes:
- a CDS encoding ferritin, with the translated sequence MLNPKVQDAINEQINAELYSAYLYLSMAQYFEAEGLAGFANWFKIQFQEEQAHATIFMNYVNQRGGRVMLKAIDAVPTTWDSPMEVFRATLEHEQKVTALINSLYTLAMQEEDYATRDRLNWFVGEQVEEEDNCRALIDKLRLIGDNGMGLYMLNTELAARTYAAPSPLAAE
- a CDS encoding MraY family glycosyltransferase is translated as MAYWIINSLIVFALCVLLAGVLIPQILLIAYRRKLFDEVDERKIHKGLIPRLGGIAFVPVILLSIALTIAANIISGSPQFGNVFFNNSLLMIALFCSLQLLYLVGIADDLIGIKYRAKFVVQIVCAVLLISAGCWFTTLAGSLGIENMPSWMGMPFTAIVIVFIINAMNLIDGIDGLASGLSSIATGIYGISFLLLGEYAYAIISLASLGVLCPFFYYNVFGDVKKHSKIFMGDTGSLTIGLILSMLGIKLFTHPYDPVLNFQPAVLAFSPLIIPSFDVLRVYLVRIRQHRSPFLPDKNHIHHKFLAAGMNPRTAMVTIITISTLFTLINLGLSRMLNINIIVMLDVIIWLIFNSYLNAHIRRHKEAEAEARSAKKNH